In Providencia rettgeri, the following proteins share a genomic window:
- a CDS encoding D-amino-acid transaminase encodes MIAYVNGQFLPEEEASVSIFDRGFLFADAVYEVTAIINGKLVDFEHHMARLQRSCAELQLSFPYDLAELKHIHFQLVQQNNIEEGLVYLQLTRGNAKQRSFLYPNKQTKPTLVLFAQKTKIVENEKSKHGIKAVTVDDIRWQRCDIKTVALLAASMAKEYAKQQGADDAIFVKNGYVTEGSSSNCFIINHQNQIQTRGLNNEILPGITRQAILQLAREQGIGIIEKPFSIDEMLEAKEVFITSATTLVWPVIMVNRQLIGEGKPGKLAIRLREIYLQKLK; translated from the coding sequence ATGATTGCTTATGTAAACGGCCAGTTTTTACCTGAAGAAGAAGCGTCAGTATCTATTTTTGACCGTGGTTTTTTATTTGCGGATGCAGTGTATGAAGTGACAGCAATAATCAACGGTAAGCTAGTTGATTTTGAACATCATATGGCTCGTTTGCAGCGCTCTTGCGCTGAATTACAGTTATCATTCCCCTACGATTTAGCCGAATTAAAACACATTCATTTTCAACTGGTTCAGCAGAATAACATAGAAGAAGGGCTTGTATATCTTCAGTTGACACGTGGCAATGCAAAACAACGCAGTTTTTTATATCCTAATAAACAGACGAAGCCAACATTAGTCTTATTTGCACAAAAGACGAAGATTGTTGAAAATGAAAAATCAAAACATGGAATAAAAGCCGTCACCGTGGATGATATTCGTTGGCAGCGTTGTGATATTAAAACTGTCGCCTTATTAGCTGCTTCCATGGCAAAAGAATACGCTAAGCAACAAGGTGCTGATGACGCCATATTTGTTAAAAATGGTTATGTCACTGAAGGAAGTTCCAGTAATTGTTTTATTATTAACCATCAAAACCAAATACAAACGCGAGGGTTAAATAATGAGATATTGCCAGGCATTACTCGCCAAGCTATTTTACAACTTGCCCGGGAGCAAGGAATAGGCATTATTGAAAAACCATTTAGTATTGATGAAATGTTAGAAGCTAAAGAAGTCTTTATTACTTCAGCAACAACATTAGTGTGGCCAGTTATTATGGTTAATAGACAATTAATTGGAGAAGGTAAGCCGGGGAAACTAGCTATCCGGCTACGGGAGATATACTTGCAAAAACTAAAATAA
- a CDS encoding anti-virulence regulator CigR family protein, protein MNQFKKPICSVLLQYILLPIIAFTSLFANSSPNGNQGQGNGKGHQQVHGNKGKQNKDNSNKGNDNQEIKHVKSSKYYDKHRGANISFNVSFGNVRPLAIEYGLTGYRGLPPGIAKQVSRGKPLPPGIAKKMLPSAFLAELPVYVGYEWKISGRDLILVAIGTAVVAEIIENVFE, encoded by the coding sequence ATGAATCAATTTAAAAAGCCGATTTGTTCAGTTCTTTTGCAGTATATCTTATTGCCTATTATTGCTTTTACCTCATTATTCGCTAATTCATCCCCTAATGGTAATCAAGGCCAAGGAAATGGCAAAGGGCATCAACAAGTTCATGGAAATAAAGGTAAGCAGAACAAAGATAACTCAAATAAAGGCAATGATAATCAAGAGATAAAACATGTTAAATCAAGTAAATATTACGATAAGCATCGGGGAGCAAATATTAGTTTTAATGTGAGTTTTGGCAACGTAAGGCCTTTGGCCATTGAATATGGACTGACGGGGTATCGTGGCTTGCCACCCGGTATTGCAAAACAAGTTAGCAGGGGAAAACCACTTCCTCCAGGTATTGCAAAAAAAATGCTACCCTCAGCATTTTTAGCCGAATTACCCGTTTATGTAGGCTATGAATGGAAAATAAGTGGCCGAGACCTTATCTTGGTAGCGATAGGAACAGCGGTTGTTGCTGAAATTATTGAGAATGTTTTTGAATAA
- a CDS encoding mechanosensitive ion channel family protein, translating to MQQQLLDWVRQFNQDYADIASLLMVLGLILIVACVLHLILHKILLPQLEKRGQKSAGTWVHLITQHNLFNRFAFVIQGVVVNIQATLWLHSGSTAQAVLNVGSQAWCLLFGLLTLYSVLDIILGVLQRAAKTAHLPLRGIFQSLKLLATILIGIMIIALLIGKSPLIILSGLGAMTAVMMLVFKDPIMGLVAGIQLSANNMVNIGDWLEMPKYGADGAVVDIGLTTVKVRNWDNTVTTIPTYALISDSFKNWKGMTESGGRRIKRSVRLDASSVHFLTDEEIAQYIKANLLEPYIEQKISEIQVFNSSLPDDKAVPLNQRRLTNIGTFRAYIEAYLKSHPNIHKNMTIMVRQLESDSNGIPIEIYAFTNTTVWVEYERIQSDIFDHIFSILPQFNLMVHQSPTGNDVRMIGHFPEK from the coding sequence ATGCAGCAGCAACTGCTAGACTGGGTACGTCAATTCAACCAAGATTACGCTGACATTGCCTCTTTACTTATGGTGCTCGGTTTAATCCTTATTGTCGCCTGCGTATTACACTTAATTCTACATAAAATATTACTTCCTCAACTCGAAAAGCGCGGGCAAAAAAGTGCAGGAACTTGGGTACATTTAATCACTCAACATAATCTTTTCAATCGATTCGCATTTGTGATCCAAGGTGTTGTGGTCAATATCCAAGCAACACTATGGTTACATTCAGGTTCGACTGCTCAAGCCGTTTTAAACGTTGGCTCACAGGCATGGTGCCTATTATTTGGCTTACTCACCCTTTATTCCGTCCTTGATATCATACTTGGCGTACTCCAACGTGCAGCCAAAACAGCACACCTACCTCTTCGAGGTATATTCCAAAGCCTGAAGCTACTCGCCACAATTTTAATTGGCATCATGATCATCGCGCTATTAATTGGCAAATCACCACTGATTATCCTAAGTGGCCTTGGTGCGATGACAGCCGTCATGATGTTAGTGTTTAAAGACCCCATTATGGGCTTAGTTGCAGGAATACAACTTTCAGCCAATAACATGGTCAATATTGGTGATTGGTTAGAAATGCCTAAATACGGTGCTGATGGCGCTGTTGTTGACATTGGTTTAACCACAGTTAAAGTGCGTAACTGGGACAACACAGTTACGACTATTCCAACTTATGCGCTGATTTCTGACTCCTTCAAAAACTGGAAAGGAATGACAGAATCAGGTGGACGAAGAATTAAGCGTAGTGTCCGCTTAGACGCCAGTAGTGTTCATTTTTTAACAGATGAAGAAATCGCGCAATACATTAAAGCCAATTTACTTGAACCCTATATTGAACAAAAAATATCGGAGATCCAAGTCTTTAATTCTAGTCTACCTGATGACAAAGCCGTTCCTTTAAATCAACGTCGTTTGACGAATATAGGGACCTTCCGAGCTTATATTGAAGCTTATTTAAAATCACACCCTAATATTCATAAAAATATGACAATTATGGTCAGACAGCTAGAATCTGATTCAAATGGTATTCCAATCGAAATATATGCCTTTACGAATACAACCGTATGGGTGGAGTATGAAAGAATACAATCTGACATTTTTGATCATATCTTTTCCATCCTGCCGCAATTTAATCTGATGGTACATCAATCACCTACCGGAAATGATGTTAGAATGATAGGCCATTTCCCAGAAAAATAA